From one Erythrobacter sp. HKB08 genomic stretch:
- the gdhA gene encoding NADP-specific glutamate dehydrogenase, with protein MASVYDRHVDLNQFMEGVKKRNPGQDEFIQAVHEVAQDIFDFIEDKEEYHEAQILRRIAEPDRVVSFRVCWEDDNHNIRVQRGWRVQNNNAIGPYKGGIRFHPSVNESVLKFLAFEQTFKNSLTGLPMGGGKGGANFNPKGKSDSEVMRFCQSFMTELYRHIGPDTDVPAGDIGVGAREIGYMFGQYKRITNRWEGVLTGKATEYGGSQMRPEATGYGAVYFLQNMLKHKGDDIEGKTAVISGSGNVATHAAEKITQLGGKVLTLSDSGGFIHDPDGFDQEKIDWVKQLKNVKRGRISEYADHFTNATFHEGKRPWDVSCDLALPCATQNELNEDEAKALVANGVIGVSEGANMPTTLEGVKVFHDAKILYGPGKAANAGGVAVSGLEMSQNSERISWNHERLGEMLTELMEGIHGKCVEYGEQDGGYVDYVKGANIAGFKKVADAMLAFGVV; from the coding sequence ATGGCTTCAGTCTACGACCGTCACGTCGATCTCAACCAGTTCATGGAAGGCGTTAAGAAGCGCAATCCGGGCCAGGATGAATTCATCCAGGCCGTGCACGAGGTTGCGCAGGACATTTTCGACTTCATCGAGGACAAGGAAGAATACCACGAAGCGCAGATCCTGCGCCGCATCGCCGAGCCCGACCGCGTGGTCTCGTTCCGCGTGTGCTGGGAAGACGACAACCACAACATCCGCGTCCAGCGCGGTTGGCGCGTCCAGAACAACAACGCCATCGGCCCCTACAAGGGCGGCATCCGCTTCCACCCGAGCGTGAACGAAAGCGTCCTGAAATTCCTCGCCTTCGAGCAGACCTTCAAGAACTCGCTCACCGGCCTGCCGATGGGCGGCGGCAAGGGCGGGGCGAACTTCAACCCCAAGGGCAAGAGCGACAGCGAGGTCATGCGCTTCTGCCAGAGCTTCATGACCGAACTCTATCGCCATATCGGCCCGGATACCGACGTGCCGGCAGGCGACATCGGCGTGGGCGCGCGCGAAATCGGTTACATGTTCGGCCAGTACAAGCGCATCACCAACCGCTGGGAAGGCGTGCTCACGGGCAAGGCGACGGAATATGGCGGCTCGCAGATGCGGCCTGAAGCGACCGGCTACGGCGCGGTCTACTTCCTGCAGAACATGCTCAAGCACAAAGGCGATGACATCGAGGGGAAGACGGCGGTCATTTCCGGCTCGGGCAATGTCGCGACCCATGCGGCCGAGAAGATCACCCAGCTCGGCGGCAAGGTCCTGACCCTGTCTGACAGCGGCGGTTTCATTCACGATCCCGACGGGTTCGACCAGGAGAAGATCGACTGGGTGAAGCAGCTCAAGAACGTGAAGCGCGGGCGGATCAGTGAATATGCCGACCACTTCACCAATGCGACCTTCCACGAAGGCAAGCGCCCCTGGGACGTCTCGTGCGACCTGGCGCTGCCGTGTGCGACGCAGAACGAGCTCAACGAGGACGAGGCGAAGGCTCTGGTCGCCAACGGCGTGATCGGAGTATCGGAAGGCGCGAACATGCCGACGACGCTCGAGGGGGTGAAGGTCTTCCACGATGCGAAGATCCTCTACGGCCCGGGCAAGGCGGCGAATGCCGGCGGTGTCGCGGTCTCCGGCCTCGAGATGAGCCAGAACTCAGAGCGCATCAGCTGGAACCACGAACGGCTCGGTGAAATGCTGACCGAGCTGATGGAGGGCATCCACGGCAAGTGCGTCGAATATGGCGAGCAGGACGGCGGCTATGTCGACTACGTGAAGGGCGCGAATATCGCCGGCTTCAAGAAGGTCGCCGACGCCATGCTGGCCTTCGGCGTCGTCTGA
- a CDS encoding SRPBCC family protein gives MLKSIVPAAVLALAVSAPAQAEVVAQGNGSFVTRDRAVVSADLRETWLKLISPGEWWDDAHTWSGDAENMSITPQGGGCFCERIPADEKRDEVGLAGSVEHMTVIHASPDNVLRMRGGLGPLQSEPVDGVLTIALSESKEGTVIVFEYVVGGYMRFETPVIARAVDGVMSQQLSHLAELLGRVDEPKKPAEDKAEEAPEESEAAEEEAEEDAPERESVDEAFGDIE, from the coding sequence ATGCTCAAATCCATCGTACCGGCCGCAGTGCTGGCACTTGCCGTCTCCGCACCGGCGCAGGCGGAAGTCGTCGCGCAAGGCAACGGCAGCTTCGTCACGCGCGACCGGGCGGTCGTTTCCGCCGACCTGCGCGAAACCTGGCTCAAGCTGATTTCGCCTGGCGAGTGGTGGGACGATGCCCACACCTGGAGCGGCGATGCGGAAAACATGTCGATCACCCCGCAGGGTGGCGGCTGTTTCTGCGAACGTATCCCCGCCGATGAAAAGCGCGACGAAGTCGGCCTCGCCGGCAGCGTCGAGCACATGACCGTCATCCACGCCTCGCCCGACAATGTCCTGCGCATGCGCGGCGGCCTGGGCCCGCTCCAGAGCGAGCCGGTCGATGGCGTTCTCACCATTGCGCTTTCGGAATCGAAAGAGGGCACGGTGATCGTCTTCGAATATGTCGTGGGTGGCTACATGCGCTTCGAAACCCCGGTGATCGCGCGTGCGGTCGACGGGGTGATGAGCCAGCAGCTCTCGCATCTCGCGGAGTTGCTCGGCCGCGTCGACGAGCCGAAGAAGCCTGCCGAGGACAAGGCTGAAGAGGCTCCGGAAGAGAGCGAAGCTGCCGAGGAAGAGGCTGAAGAGGATGCTCCGGAACGCGAGTCGGTCGACGAAGCGTTCGGCGATATCGAGTAA
- a CDS encoding adenylate kinase, producing the protein MNIILLGPPGAGKGTQSANLVEHHGMRQLSTGDMLRAAVKAQSEVGLRAKAVMERGELVSDEIVSALIDAELAAMGDDVGAIFDGYPRTAAQAESLDGILEKNGRKLDYVIELQVDEDALVDRITGRFTCANCGEGYHDRYKLPEKEGVCDKCGSTEFKRRPDDNEETVRKRMQEYRAKTAPILPFYEDRGIVRRVDGMAAIEDVTKAIEAILAS; encoded by the coding sequence GTGAACATCATCCTGTTGGGTCCGCCGGGTGCGGGCAAGGGTACGCAGTCAGCCAATCTCGTAGAGCATCATGGCATGCGCCAGCTCTCGACCGGCGACATGCTTCGCGCCGCAGTCAAGGCGCAGAGCGAGGTCGGCCTGCGTGCCAAGGCAGTGATGGAGCGCGGCGAGCTTGTTTCCGACGAGATCGTCTCCGCGCTGATCGATGCCGAACTTGCCGCCATGGGCGACGATGTCGGCGCGATCTTCGACGGCTACCCGCGCACCGCCGCACAGGCTGAATCGCTCGACGGCATTCTCGAAAAGAACGGCCGCAAGCTGGACTACGTGATCGAGCTTCAGGTCGATGAGGACGCGCTGGTCGATCGCATCACCGGCCGCTTCACCTGCGCCAATTGCGGTGAGGGCTATCACGATCGCTACAAGCTCCCCGAGAAAGAGGGCGTGTGCGACAAGTGCGGTTCGACCGAGTTCAAGCGTCGTCCCGACGATAACGAGGAAACCGTTCGCAAGCGGATGCAGGAATATCGCGCCAAGACCGCGCCGATCCTGCCCTTCTACGAAGATCGCGGTATCGTCCGCCGGGTCGACGGCATGGCCGCGATCGAGGACGTGACCAAGGCGATCGAAGCTATCCTCGCTTCCTGA
- the secY gene encoding preprotein translocase subunit SecY, whose product MASRADNLASNLSFANFSKATELKNRIWFTIGALIVFRFLSFVPLPGVNPAALQNLTDQARGGILDMFNTFTGGSLERMSLIALGVMPYITASIVIQLAASLHPTLAALKKEGATGRQKLNQYTRYGTVFLCAIQGWFLASGLESFAAANGLQAVVDPGVMFRIVAVISLIGGTMFLLWLGEQITSRGIGNGVSLIIMAGIVAQFPTFASNLFEGGRTGNITAPVIAAFIAMVVILILIICFFERAQRRLLIQYPKRATARGMMQADRSHLPLKLNTAGVIPPIFASSLLLLPLTITQFAGNSLDTDSSGGAFLQQMLQYLGQGQPLYLALYAIGIIFFCFFYTAVVFNPEDTAENLKKNGGFIPGIRPGKRTADYLDYVLTRITVVGAIYLTLVCIIPEWAIGQLGVPIFLGGTSLLIVVNVTVDTISQIQSHLLAHQYGDLIKKAKLKGRMR is encoded by the coding sequence ATGGCATCACGCGCCGATAATCTTGCGAGCAATCTCAGCTTCGCCAACTTCTCGAAAGCGACCGAGCTCAAGAACCGTATCTGGTTCACCATCGGTGCGCTGATCGTCTTCCGCTTCCTGAGCTTCGTGCCGCTCCCGGGCGTCAACCCGGCCGCGCTGCAGAACCTGACGGACCAGGCACGCGGCGGCATCCTCGACATGTTCAACACCTTCACGGGCGGCAGCCTCGAGCGCATGAGCCTCATCGCGCTCGGCGTCATGCCCTACATCACGGCCTCGATCGTGATCCAGCTGGCGGCTTCGCTCCACCCGACGCTCGCCGCGCTGAAGAAGGAAGGCGCCACCGGGCGCCAGAAACTGAACCAGTACACCCGTTACGGCACGGTCTTCCTGTGCGCGATCCAGGGCTGGTTTCTCGCATCGGGCCTCGAAAGTTTCGCCGCGGCCAATGGCCTGCAGGCGGTCGTCGACCCGGGCGTGATGTTCCGTATCGTTGCGGTCATCAGCCTCATCGGCGGCACCATGTTCCTCCTGTGGCTGGGCGAGCAGATCACCAGCCGCGGCATCGGCAACGGTGTTTCGCTGATCATCATGGCGGGCATCGTCGCCCAGTTCCCGACCTTCGCCTCGAACCTGTTCGAAGGCGGCCGCACGGGTAACATCACGGCACCGGTGATAGCTGCCTTCATCGCGATGGTGGTGATCCTGATCCTCATCATCTGCTTCTTCGAGCGCGCCCAGCGCCGCCTGCTGATCCAGTATCCCAAGCGCGCCACGGCCCGCGGGATGATGCAAGCCGACCGTTCGCACCTGCCGCTCAAGCTCAACACCGCAGGCGTCATTCCGCCGATCTTCGCCAGCTCGCTGCTCCTGCTGCCGCTGACGATCACGCAGTTCGCGGGCAATTCGCTCGATACCGACAGCAGCGGCGGCGCGTTCCTGCAGCAGATGCTGCAGTACCTCGGGCAGGGCCAGCCGCTCTACCTCGCGCTCTACGCCATCGGCATCATCTTCTTCTGCTTCTTCTACACCGCTGTCGTCTTCAACCCGGAAGACACGGCCGAGAACCTGAAGAAGAACGGCGGCTTCATCCCCGGCATCCGCCCGGGCAAGCGCACCGCCGACTATCTGGATTACGTCCTGACCCGCATCACGGTGGTTGGCGCGATCTATCTCACGCTGGTCTGCATCATCCCCGAATGGGCGATCGGCCAGCTCGGCGTTCCGATCTTCCTCGGCGGCACCAGCCTGCTGATCGTCGTGAACGTGACTGTGGATACGATCAGCCAGATCCAGTCGCATCTTCTCGCGCACCAGTATGGTGACCTCATCAAGAAGGCCAAACTCAAGGGCCGCATGCGTTGA
- the rplO gene encoding 50S ribosomal protein L15 → MKLNDIRDNEGARKGRMRIGRGIGSGKGKTGGRGQKGQKSRSGVAIKGFEGGQMPLHMRLPKRGFNNPFGKDFAEVNIGMVQKFIDAKKLDAKKDIDHAALKAAGLARGGKDGVRLLGKGELKAKVKFVVAGASKGAIEAVEKAGGSVEVTAPKKTAEKAD, encoded by the coding sequence ATGAAACTCAACGACATCCGTGACAACGAAGGCGCCCGCAAGGGTCGCATGCGCATCGGCCGTGGTATCGGCTCGGGCAAGGGCAAGACCGGTGGCCGTGGCCAGAAGGGTCAGAAGAGCCGCTCGGGCGTTGCCATCAAGGGCTTCGAAGGCGGCCAGATGCCGCTTCACATGCGTCTTCCGAAGCGCGGCTTCAACAATCCGTTCGGCAAGGACTTTGCCGAAGTGAACATCGGCATGGTTCAGAAGTTCATCGACGCGAAGAAGCTCGATGCGAAGAAGGACATCGACCACGCGGCCCTCAAGGCTGCCGGCCTCGCCCGTGGCGGCAAGGACGGCGTCCGCCTGCTGGGCAAGGGCGAACTGAAGGCCAAGGTCAAGTTCGTCGTCGCCGGCGCATCGAAGGGTGCGATCGAAGCGGTCGAAAAGGCTGGCGGTTCGGTCGAAGTGACCGCGCCGAAGAAAACGGCCGAAAAAGCCGACTAA
- the rpmD gene encoding 50S ribosomal protein L30, whose protein sequence is MAKKETIKLKQVGSPLRRPESQRKILIGLGLNKMHKVVERQDTPEVRGAVAKIPHLVEIID, encoded by the coding sequence ATGGCGAAGAAAGAAACCATCAAGCTCAAGCAGGTCGGATCGCCCCTGCGTCGGCCGGAAAGCCAGCGCAAGATCCTGATCGGCCTGGGTCTCAACAAGATGCACAAGGTCGTCGAACGCCAGGACACGCCGGAAGTGCGTGGCGCGGTCGCAAAGATCCCGCATCTCGTCGAGATCATCGACTAA
- the rpsE gene encoding 30S ribosomal protein S5, which yields MMADEKKTEATEEQKVATAETEHAVTHEEPAVADTPSEAADNQSAAQGDEGKPQQRRGRGGRDGGDNRGRGRGRGRDGGRGRREEEDDGIIEKLVHINRVSKTVKGGKRFGFAALVVVGDGSGRVGFGHGKAREVPEAITKATAAARKKMIRVPLKEGRTLHHDGKGRFGAGKVTVRTAPPGTGIIAGGPMRAVFESLGVADVVTKSVGTSNPYNMIRATFDALQNQSSPKSVAQRRGKKVADLLGRGGASEAEAEAEAAAVTE from the coding sequence ATAATGGCAGACGAAAAGAAAACCGAAGCGACCGAAGAACAGAAGGTCGCTACCGCTGAAACCGAGCACGCTGTGACGCACGAAGAGCCGGCTGTTGCCGACACGCCGTCCGAAGCTGCCGACAACCAGTCGGCTGCCCAGGGCGACGAAGGCAAGCCGCAGCAGCGTCGTGGCCGTGGCGGCCGTGACGGTGGTGACAACCGTGGCCGTGGCCGCGGTCGTGGCCGCGACGGTGGTCGTGGTCGCCGCGAGGAAGAAGACGACGGCATCATCGAGAAGCTGGTTCACATCAACCGCGTCTCGAAGACCGTTAAGGGCGGTAAGCGTTTCGGCTTTGCAGCTCTGGTTGTCGTCGGTGACGGCTCGGGCCGCGTCGGCTTCGGCCACGGCAAGGCTCGCGAAGTTCCGGAAGCCATCACCAAGGCTACCGCTGCTGCGCGCAAGAAGATGATCCGCGTCCCGCTCAAGGAAGGTCGCACGCTGCACCACGACGGCAAGGGTCGTTTCGGTGCCGGCAAGGTCACCGTCCGCACCGCACCTCCGGGTACCGGCATCATCGCCGGTGGTCCGATGCGTGCAGTGTTCGAGAGCCTGGGCGTTGCCGACGTCGTGACCAAGTCGGTCGGTACGTCGAACCCCTACAACATGATCCGCGCCACCTTCGACGCGCTGCAGAACCAGTCGTCGCCGAAGTCGGTTGCGCAGCGTCGCGGCAAGAAGGTCGCCGACCTGCTCGGTCGCGGTGGCGCCAGCGAAGCCGAGGCGGAAGCTGAAGCTGCTGCCGTAACGGAGTAA
- the rplR gene encoding 50S ribosomal protein L18, protein MAKLSLFERRRRRVRTALRKHAGSKPRLSVHRTGQHIYAQIIDDAEGRTVAAASTLGSKSAGGNVEAAAKVGKDIAAAAKKAGVTTVVFDRGGFLYHGRVKALADAAREGGLEF, encoded by the coding sequence ATGGCTAAGCTTTCCCTGTTCGAACGCCGCCGTCGCCGTGTCCGCACGGCTCTGCGCAAGCACGCCGGCAGCAAGCCGCGCCTGTCGGTCCACCGCACCGGCCAGCACATCTATGCCCAGATCATTGACGACGCAGAAGGCCGCACCGTGGCCGCTGCCTCGACGCTGGGCAGCAAGAGTGCCGGCGGTAACGTCGAAGCCGCAGCCAAGGTCGGCAAGGACATCGCCGCGGCAGCCAAGAAGGCTGGCGTCACCACTGTCGTGTTCGACCGCGGCGGGTTCCTCTACCATGGCCGCGTGAAGGCGCTGGCCGATGCCGCCCGCGAAGGCGGGCTGGAGTTCTGA
- the rplF gene encoding 50S ribosomal protein L6 — protein sequence MSRIGKKPVAIPSGVEAKIDNGTLSVKGPKGTLSMGLSDLIDYKVEGDEIQVNPANDTKQARSYWGMQRTLVSNLVEGVTEGFTKTLEITGVGYRAQAQGKKLKLQLGYSHDVDLDVPEGIEVKTPDQTTVEVSGIDKQAVGQFAAEIRRWRKPEPYKGKGIKYRGEYVFRKEGKKK from the coding sequence ATGAGCCGCATCGGCAAAAAGCCGGTCGCGATCCCGAGCGGGGTCGAGGCCAAGATCGACAACGGTACGCTGTCCGTGAAGGGTCCGAAGGGTACCCTTTCCATGGGTCTGTCCGACCTCATCGACTACAAGGTCGAAGGCGACGAGATCCAGGTCAACCCGGCCAACGACACCAAGCAGGCGCGTTCCTACTGGGGCATGCAGCGCACGCTGGTCTCGAACCTGGTCGAAGGCGTCACCGAAGGTTTCACGAAGACTCTCGAGATCACCGGTGTCGGCTACCGTGCGCAGGCGCAGGGCAAGAAGCTCAAGCTTCAGCTCGGCTACAGCCACGACGTTGACCTCGACGTGCCGGAAGGCATCGAAGTGAAGACTCCCGACCAGACCACTGTCGAGGTTTCGGGCATCGACAAGCAGGCCGTCGGCCAGTTTGCCGCCGAAATCCGCCGCTGGCGCAAGCCGGAGCCCTACAAGGGCAAGGGTATCAAGTACCGGGGCGAATACGTCTTCCGCAAGGAAGGGAAGAAGAAGTAA
- the rpsH gene encoding 30S ribosomal protein S8 produces MAMTDPLGDMLTRIRNGQQAKKDSVLSPASKLRANVLEVLQREGYIRGYSEDASGKHPALRIELKYFEGEPAIKHVARVSKPGRRVYSGSKELPTVRNGLGITIVSTPKGVLSDAEARTENVGGEVLAEVF; encoded by the coding sequence ATGGCAATGACCGATCCCCTGGGTGATATGCTCACCCGTATCCGCAACGGCCAGCAGGCGAAGAAGGACTCCGTCCTTTCGCCGGCTTCCAAGCTGCGTGCGAACGTCCTCGAAGTGCTCCAGCGCGAAGGCTACATCCGTGGCTACAGCGAAGACGCTTCGGGCAAGCACCCGGCACTGCGGATTGAACTGAAGTATTTTGAGGGCGAACCTGCGATCAAGCACGTCGCTCGCGTCTCCAAGCCTGGCCGCCGCGTCTATTCGGGTTCGAAGGAACTTCCGACCGTGCGCAACGGCCTCGGCATCACCATCGTCTCGACGCCGAAGGGCGTGCTTTCCGACGCGGAAGCTCGCACCGAGAACGTCGGCGGCGAAGTGCTGGCGGAGGTGTTCTGA
- the rpsN gene encoding 30S ribosomal protein S14, which translates to MAKLSSINKNERRKKLVKKYAAKYARLKAIADDESLDESERLIARLKMAEIPRNANPTRVRNRCATTGRPRGYYRKFGINRIELRDLGNKGLIPGLTKSSW; encoded by the coding sequence ATGGCGAAACTGAGTTCGATCAACAAGAACGAGCGTCGCAAGAAGCTCGTGAAGAAGTACGCGGCGAAATACGCGCGTCTGAAGGCTATTGCCGATGATGAATCGCTCGACGAGAGCGAACGTCTCATCGCGCGCCTGAAGATGGCGGAAATCCCGCGCAACGCGAACCCGACCCGCGTGCGCAACCGCTGCGCCACCACCGGCCGCCCGCGCGGCTATTATCGCAAGTTCGGCATCAACCGTATCGAGCTGCGCGACCTCGGCAACAAGGGCCTGATTCCGGGCCTGACCAAGTCGAGCTGGTGA
- the rplE gene encoding 50S ribosomal protein L5 — MADYTPRMKKRYDDEIVKAMTEKFGYKNRMEVPKLEKITLNMGVGEASQDKKKVQVAAEEMALIAGQKPVITKAKKSIAQFKLREGMPIGCKVTLRRDRMFEFVDRLVTIAMPRIRDFRGLNAKSFDGRGNYAMGLKEQIIFPEISYDKIEKVRGMDIIVTTTAKTDEEARELLRLFGFPFPAEQAAEKEAA, encoded by the coding sequence ATGGCTGATTACACGCCTCGCATGAAGAAGCGCTACGACGACGAGATCGTCAAGGCGATGACCGAGAAGTTCGGCTACAAGAACCGCATGGAAGTTCCGAAGCTGGAAAAGATCACGCTCAACATGGGCGTGGGCGAAGCCAGCCAGGACAAGAAGAAGGTTCAGGTTGCCGCTGAAGAAATGGCGCTGATCGCCGGCCAGAAGCCGGTCATCACCAAGGCGAAGAAGTCGATTGCGCAGTTCAAGCTGCGTGAAGGCATGCCGATCGGTTGCAAGGTTACCCTGCGCCGCGACCGCATGTTCGAATTCGTCGACCGCCTGGTGACCATCGCCATGCCCCGCATCCGCGACTTCCGCGGCCTGAACGCCAAGTCGTTCGACGGTCGTGGCAACTACGCGATGGGTCTCAAGGAGCAGATCATCTTCCCGGAGATCAGCTACGACAAGATCGAGAAGGTGCGCGGCATGGACATCATCGTCACCACCACCGCGAAGACCGACGAGGAAGCGCGCGAGCTGCTTCGCCTGTTCGGTTTCCCGTTCCCGGCTGAGCAAGCCGCAGAAAAGGAAGCGGCGTGA
- the rplX gene encoding 50S ribosomal protein L24, with amino-acid sequence MAAAKIKKGDSVVVLSGKDKGKTGTVTKVLPKEAKVVVEGMNVATRHRKPSQTNPQGGIDRFEAPMHISKVAVADPKDGKPTRVRFEEKDGKKVRVAVKSGETIDG; translated from the coding sequence ATGGCTGCCGCGAAAATCAAGAAGGGTGACAGCGTCGTCGTCCTGTCCGGCAAGGACAAGGGCAAGACCGGCACCGTGACCAAGGTTCTCCCGAAGGAAGCCAAGGTCGTGGTCGAAGGCATGAATGTCGCAACCCGTCACCGCAAGCCGAGCCAGACCAACCCGCAGGGTGGCATCGATCGCTTCGAAGCGCCGATGCACATCTCGAAGGTGGCCGTGGCTGATCCCAAGGACGGCAAGCCGACCCGTGTCCGCTTCGAAGAGAAGGACGGCAAGAAGGTCCGTGTCGCCGTGAAATCCGGGGAGACCATCGATGGCTGA
- the rplN gene encoding 50S ribosomal protein L14 produces the protein MIQMQSNLDVADNSGAKRVQCIKVLGGSKRRTASVGDVIVVSVKEAQPRARVKKGDVHRAVIVRTKKDVRRPDGSVIRFDSNAAVLVNKSEEPIGTRIFGPVVRELRGRGFMKIISLAPEVL, from the coding sequence ATGATCCAGATGCAATCCAATCTCGACGTCGCGGACAACAGCGGCGCAAAGCGCGTCCAGTGCATCAAGGTACTGGGTGGCTCTAAGCGCCGGACTGCTTCCGTTGGCGACGTGATCGTGGTTTCCGTGAAGGAAGCCCAGCCGCGTGCACGCGTCAAGAAGGGCGACGTGCACCGTGCGGTGATCGTGCGTACCAAGAAGGACGTTCGTCGTCCCGATGGCAGCGTGATCCGCTTCGACAGCAACGCCGCTGTCCTGGTCAACAAGAGCGAAGAGCCGATCGGCACGCGTATCTTTGGCCCGGTCGTGCGCGAACTGCGCGGTCGCGGCTTCATGAAGATCATTTCGCTCGCTCCGGAGGTGCTCTGA
- the rpsQ gene encoding 30S ribosomal protein S17: MPKRILIGTVTSDKTDKTVTVKVERKVKHPLYGKIIRRSKNYHAHDEKNEYNVGDTVRIEETKPISKTKTWTVIDRVQASKGVAVEADLDVEAAGN, from the coding sequence ATGCCGAAGCGTATCCTCATCGGGACCGTCACCTCCGACAAGACCGACAAGACCGTGACCGTGAAGGTCGAGCGCAAGGTGAAGCACCCGCTTTACGGGAAGATCATCCGTCGCTCGAAGAACTATCACGCGCACGACGAGAAGAACGAATACAACGTTGGCGATACCGTCCGCATCGAGGAGACCAAACCGATCTCCAAGACGAAGACGTGGACCGTCATCGACCGTGTGCAGGCGTCGAAGGGCGTGGCTGTTGAAGCCGACCTCGACGTGGAAGCCGCGGGTAACTGA
- the rpmC gene encoding 50S ribosomal protein L29, which translates to MSKIEDLRTKSDDQLAEQLTELKREQFNLRFQAATNQLEAPARIKEVRRTIAQIKTLQTERAAASAKA; encoded by the coding sequence ATGTCCAAGATCGAAGACCTTCGCACCAAGTCCGACGACCAGCTCGCAGAGCAGCTCACCGAGCTGAAGCGCGAGCAGTTCAACCTCCGCTTCCAGGCGGCGACCAACCAGTTGGAAGCCCCTGCGCGGATCAAGGAAGTCCGCCGCACGATCGCGCAGATCAAGACTCTGCAGACCGAACGCGCAGCGGCTTCGGCCAAGGCTTAA
- the rplP gene encoding 50S ribosomal protein L16, which yields MLQPKKTKYRKAFKGKIKGDAKGGTTLNFGSYGLKALEPERITARQIEAARRAITRHIKRQGRLWIRVFPDVPVSKKPAEVRQGKGKGSVEYWAARVKPGRILFELDGVPGPLAATAFERAAMKLPIKTKVVARFGDTSHLEG from the coding sequence ATGCTGCAACCGAAGAAAACCAAGTACCGCAAGGCCTTCAAGGGCAAGATCAAGGGCGACGCGAAGGGCGGCACCACGCTGAACTTCGGCTCTTACGGTCTCAAGGCCCTCGAGCCGGAGCGGATCACCGCGCGCCAGATCGAGGCGGCTCGCCGTGCGATCACGCGTCACATCAAGCGTCAGGGTCGTCTCTGGATCCGCGTGTTCCCGGATGTGCCGGTGTCGAAGAAGCCTGCCGAAGTCCGTCAGGGTAAAGGTAAGGGTTCGGTCGAATACTGGGCTGCCCGCGTCAAGCCGGGTCGCATCCTGTTCGAACTCGACGGCGTCCCCGGTCCGCTCGCTGCAACCGCTTTCGAGCGTGCGGCGATGAAGCTTCCGATCAAGACGAAGGTCGTTGCCCGTTTCGGCGACACCTCGCACCTGGAGGGCTAA
- the rpsC gene encoding 30S ribosomal protein S3, which translates to MGQKSNPIGLRLQINRTWDSRWYAEGRDYAKLLKEDIEIRKYILENVPQAAISKVVIERPAKLCRISIYAARPGVIIGKKGADIEKLRSKLSTMTESEVKLNIVEIRKPEIDAKLVAQGVADQLIRRVAFRRAMKRAVQSALRLGAEGIKIVCGGRLGGAEIARVEWYREGRVPLHTLRANVDYAEAEALTAYGIIGIKVWIFKGEILAHDPTAQDRLMMEAQTSGVRPAR; encoded by the coding sequence ATGGGCCAGAAGAGCAATCCGATCGGTCTGCGCCTGCAGATCAACCGTACCTGGGACAGCCGCTGGTACGCCGAAGGGCGTGACTACGCGAAGCTGCTCAAGGAAGACATCGAGATCCGCAAGTACATCCTCGAGAACGTGCCGCAGGCTGCGATCTCGAAGGTCGTGATCGAGCGTCCGGCGAAGCTTTGCCGCATCTCGATCTACGCGGCTCGCCCGGGTGTCATCATCGGCAAGAAGGGCGCAGACATCGAAAAGCTGCGTTCGAAGCTGTCGACCATGACCGAAAGCGAAGTGAAGCTGAACATCGTCGAGATCCGCAAGCCGGAAATCGACGCGAAGCTCGTCGCCCAGGGTGTCGCCGACCAGCTGATCCGCCGTGTCGCGTTCCGCCGTGCGATGAAGCGCGCCGTTCAGTCGGCCCTTCGCCTTGGCGCCGAAGGCATCAAGATCGTCTGCGGTGGCCGTCTCGGCGGCGCTGAAATCGCCCGCGTCGAGTGGTATCGCGAAGGTCGCGTTCCGCTGCACACGCTGCGCGCCAATGTCGACTATGCAGAAGCCGAAGCGCTGACCGCATACGGCATCATCGGCATCAAGGTCTGGATCTTCAAGGGCGAAATCCTCGCTCACGATCCGACCGCGCAGGACCGTCTCATGATGGAAGCCCAGACCTCGGGCGTCCGTCCGGCGCGCTGA